CTGACCCCTGCTTTCTGGTAGGTTTCAGAATATATCTCCGGATTTTGCGAGAGTGTGTTCAACATCCTTAACTGGTAAATAAAAATATGCACATAAGACCCGATTTTAGTCTCGATCTGGCTTCCGTTTGACAAAGATTCCAGGATCTTTCTTTGCAATGTACTCTCTATTTCCTGCAAGCTGCCCGGTGGAACATTGACTGTCAGGAAATCTTCAACTTTGTCACTGAATTCAATGTCCTTTACATAGCCGATCTCGTAATTACATAACTGGTCTCCATGAGTTACACAACTGGATTCGTAGGCACCCATGGGTTGATGGAACAATGCAGAAAAGATACCTGCCAGCATCCCGGAAAAGTAAAAACATGAATTGAACCCGACATTGGGCAGGTCCATGCATTCATTACAGCCTCTGACTTCGTATTTTATACGCCTGGCACTATGGTCCAGAGAACGTATTGCACCATATCCCTGCCCCATTTGACGAAAAAGAGGGCCGTAAATATTTCGGTTTAATATCTGCAGTAATTTCATGGCTTTTCCAGGTTCAAGTCTGCTAAAATTTCTGAATATACTCTGGTTCAGCTTTTTATTATCATTATATT
The window above is part of the ANME-2 cluster archaeon genome. Proteins encoded here:
- a CDS encoding 4-vinyl reductase — its product is MSYLVKSAIKILWEKIFHLIDNDLPGTRPNLGDYINTVETQKRLDYILFYNPNMVRVEYLSTLNSTTENVSEYNDNKKLNQSIFRNFSRLEPGKAMKLLQILNRNIYGPLFRQMGQGYGAIRSLDHSARRIKYEVRGCNECMDLPNVGFNSCFYFSGMLAGIFSALFHQPMGAYESSCVTHGDQLCNYEIGYVKDIEFSDKVEDFLTVNVPPGSLQEIESTLQRKILESLSNGSQIETKIGSYVHIFIYQLRMLNTLSQNPEIYSETYQKAGVRFSYHLVNTLRQFYNVDGEKLLTEAMPKYYRKQLLANIHSVEKFEDGYLVTFSEPMDCSGIKELDIRPCSFMKGEIEGIANIAIGKKITCEINSCRFDSGEPLCQYRLFYEMKEAEIPQWLKEMQEQ